From the genome of Anaerolineales bacterium, one region includes:
- a CDS encoding biotin/lipoyl-binding protein has product MKYFATIEDQNFEIEISSDRELIADGVRLSVDFQSVMGRPVYSLLLNGRSYEAYVYPTESGMEVLLQGDLHQVDIEDERQRRLRKASTSVKVQSGEFQLKAPMPGLVISVPIEEGQEIEEGQNLIVLESMKMQNELKSPCTGTVTRIRVEPGDSVEKNEVLVILG; this is encoded by the coding sequence ATGAAATATTTCGCAACCATCGAAGACCAGAATTTTGAAATCGAGATCAGCAGCGATCGCGAATTGATCGCCGATGGTGTACGACTGTCGGTGGATTTTCAGTCGGTGATGGGCCGTCCGGTGTACTCCTTGCTGCTCAACGGTCGTTCCTACGAAGCCTACGTCTATCCAACGGAGAGCGGCATGGAAGTACTCCTGCAGGGCGACCTCCATCAAGTCGACATCGAAGACGAGCGGCAGCGGCGCCTGCGCAAGGCGTCGACCTCGGTGAAGGTCCAGAGTGGAGAATTTCAACTCAAAGCGCCGATGCCGGGGCTGGTCATCAGTGTGCCCATCGAAGAGGGACAGGAAATCGAGGAAGGCCAGAATCTCATCGTTCTCGAATCGATGAAAATGCAGAACGAACTCAAGTCACCGTGCACCGGGACGGTCACGCGCATCCGCGTCGAGCCAGGGGACAGCGTGGAGAAAAATGAGGTCCTGGTGATTCTCGGCTGA
- a CDS encoding class IV adenylate cyclase, which yields MSGVKVEIEAKFYLPSLDDIREAIEALDGHLCSARVLERNLRFDTANRTLSSNHSLLRLRQDRSALLTFKHAVSVEERTEIEVGVEDFDTTRALLERLGYEVYFIYEKYRETYALGPCSIMLDELPFGHFIEIEGNSLDEVKKTAAKLNLPWKKRVRMNYLSLFHSLKQKLQLRFRDATFDNFSRLPAVQPDDLDLKYAQ from the coding sequence GTGTCCGGCGTAAAGGTAGAAATCGAAGCAAAATTTTACCTGCCAAGCCTCGACGACATCCGCGAGGCGATCGAGGCATTGGATGGACACTTGTGTTCAGCGCGCGTCCTCGAACGCAACCTGCGCTTCGACACTGCGAACCGGACCCTGTCCTCCAATCACTCACTGCTGCGCCTGCGTCAGGACCGCTCTGCACTGCTCACCTTCAAACATGCCGTGAGCGTCGAGGAACGCACGGAAATCGAAGTCGGCGTCGAGGATTTCGACACGACCCGGGCGCTGCTCGAGAGGCTGGGCTATGAAGTCTACTTTATTTACGAAAAATATCGGGAAACCTACGCACTCGGACCCTGCAGCATCATGCTCGACGAGCTGCCCTTTGGGCATTTCATCGAGATTGAGGGAAATTCGCTCGACGAGGTGAAAAAGACGGCTGCGAAACTCAACCTGCCGTGGAAGAAGCGGGTGAGGATGAACTACCTTTCTCTGTTTCACTCGCTCAAGCAAAAGCTGCAACTGCGTTTTCGCGATGCAACCTTCGATAATTTCTCCAGGTTGCCGGCGGTCCAGCCCGATGACCTGGATTTGAAATACGCACAATAA